The following coding sequences are from one Triplophysa dalaica isolate WHDGS20190420 chromosome 12, ASM1584641v1, whole genome shotgun sequence window:
- the pmvk gene encoding phosphomevalonate kinase, whose product MTPAQPRTVLLFSGKRKSGKDYVTDLLQKRLSSETSCILRLSAPLKRQYAQDHHLDYEELLGAGQYKERYRSDMIHWGEMKRQEDSGFFCRLAIKNVVQPIWIISDCRRLSDVRWFQKEFPDQCICVRVEASEETRSQRGWSFTSGIDDAESECGLDEGVKFDLIIRNDEDDDVLEKQMQGLLSLVTNRMKLN is encoded by the exons ATGACACCTGCACAGCCGAGGACTGTCCTTTTATTCAGTGGAAAACGCAAATCAGGGAAGGACTATGTGACGGATTTACTCCAGAAAAG ACTGTCTTCTGAGACGTCCTGTATTCTTAGACTGTCTGCACCTCTCAAACGGCAGTACGCTCAG GATCATCATCTGGACTACGAGGAGCTGTTGGGTGCTGGTCAGTATAAGGAGCGCTACCGCTCCGACATGATCCATTGGGGTGAGATGAAGAGACAAGAGGACTCGGGCTTCTTCTGTAGACTCGCCATTAAAAACGTAGTACAACCCATCTGG ATCATCAGTGACTGCAGAAGACTGTCAGATGTTCGTTGGTTTCAAAAAGAGTTTCCTGATCAATGCATCTGTGTGCGGGTGGAGGCGTCTGAGGAAACACGATCACAGAGAGGCTGGAGTTTCACTTCAG GTATCGATGATGCCGAGTCTGAGTGTGGTTTGGATGAGGGTGTGAAATTTGATCTGATCATCAggaatgatgaagatgatgatgttcTGGAGAAACAGATGCAGGGATTACTGTCACTGGTTACAAACAGGATGAAACTGAATTGA
- the LOC130433380 gene encoding serine/threonine-protein kinase pim-3-like, translated as MLDWFVEDGTHILIMEYPHPCETLANFLESHKGRLKETEARHLLRQAVNAAKHSIDHNLTHGDLHRENVLINTRTMELKLIDFGFSSLIPDTPCEGVAEMVLSMGSLVFMMTTGYEAFNRRDQDLLHNPRIKALGLSKGKSSRSSEHEQKMPYHPWSGAVSWAH; from the exons ATGTTGGACTGGTTTGTAGAGGATGGTACACACATCCTCATAATGGAATATCCACATCCCTGCGAGACCTTGGCAAACTTCCTGGAAAGTCATAAAGGACGTCTGAAGGAAACAGAGGCCCGTCATCTCTTGCGTCAAGCAGTGAACGCAGCCAAACACTCCATTGACCACAATTTAACTCATGGAGACTTACACAGAGAAAACGTCTTGATCAACACAAGGACGATGGAGCTCAAATTGATCGACTTTGGATTCAGCAGTCTAATCCCAGACACTCCTTGTGAAG GGGTTGCGGAGATGGTCTTGTCTATGGGTAGTCTGGTCTTCATGATGACGACTGGATATGAGGCGTTCAATCGCAGAGATCAGGATCTACTACACAACCCGAGGATCAAGGCCCTTGGTTTATCTAAAG GAAAGAGTTCCAGATCTTCGGAGCATGAGCAGAAAATGCCCTATCACCCATGGAGCGGAGCCGTGTCTTGGGCACATTAA
- the eaf1 gene encoding ELL-associated factor 1, translating to MNGSLNPTLDKEEHVLKLGESFEKKPKSSFHTVRYDFKPASIDTSCEGELQVGKGDEVTITLPHIPGSTPPMTVFKGNKRPYQKDCVLIINHDTGGFMLEKLSSSIQVKKTRAEGSSKIQARIEQQSVRANQPSSQFRAPIKPGAGPKTSPSKDNPSPEPHLDDIKRELRAEVDIIEQMSSSGSSSSDSGSGSGSGDDSSCSDGEQDNHISPGRNNMANGTSKPQGSNQLMNTLRNDLQLSESGSDSDMD from the exons ATGAACGGCAGCTTGAACCCGACTCTGGATAAAGAGGAGCACGTGTTAAAGCTCGGGGAGAGTTTCGAGAAGAAACCGAAATCATCGTTTCACACCGTCAGAT ATGATTTTAAACCTGCATCCATAGACACATCTTGTGAAGGAGAGTTACAAGTAGGAAAAGGAGATGAGGTCACCATCACATTACCACACATACCA GGCTCCACTCCACCGATGACGGTGTTTAAGGGCAACAAGCGGCCGTATCAGAAAGACTGCGTTCTGATCATCAATCATGACACCGGAGGGTTTATGCTGGAAAAGCTCAGCAGCAGCATACAGGTCAAGAAAACAAG AGCTGAGGGCAGCAGTAAGATCCAAGCTCGCATAGAGCAGCAGTCAGTGAGAGCCAACCAGCCGTCATCACAGTTCCGAGCCCCCATCAAACCAGGAGCCGGCCCCAAAACCTCACCGAGTAAAGACAACCCATCACCTGAGCCTCACCTGGATGATATCAAGCGAG AGTTGCGGGCGGAGGTGGACATCATTGAGCAGATGAGCAGCAGCGGCAGCAGCTCCTCAGACTCCGGCAGTGGCTCAGGCAGCGGTGACGACAGCTCCTGCAGTGATGGAGAACAGGACAATCACATCTCTCCCGGCAGGAATAATATGGCCAATGGCACAAGCAAACCCCAGGGCAGCAACCAGCTGATGAACACACTGA GAAATGATCTTCAGCTGAGTGAATCGGGCAGTGACAGTGATATGGACTGA